Proteins from one Mycteria americana isolate JAX WOST 10 ecotype Jacksonville Zoo and Gardens chromosome 1, USCA_MyAme_1.0, whole genome shotgun sequence genomic window:
- the TASL gene encoding TLR adapter interacting with SLC15A4 on the lysosome yields the protein MLSEGYLYGIAYLCEDLNSELYSKSSAEEVVYEMRSINYSSTDEAQGKSLPQKCRSAGKCISSVCSRGSKHSRRQKDNLLQPAQHPAPEGQPSPAMHVCEGLTRKDTYLVPSSCKSICKNYNDLHIAGDYVVPISSVTTDFTCDSGIGPFLESSEIPPPMESVRVPPSDASRKPVQGYSSCWRLASLVPHQQPLSDSALNDYLEQKLVELYKQYIMDSTANRASPTQILASELIMTNVDQISMQISRERNMETTKAKDIVISRFLQIASEKISSEISTPSLHISQYSHTNV from the coding sequence TCGGCTGAGGAAGTGGTGTATGAAATGAGGTCCATTAATTATTCTTCCACGGATGAAGCACAAGGAAAAAGCCTCCCTCAGAAATGCAGATCTGCTGGCAAGTGCATTTCCTCAGTCTGCTCTAGAGGTAGCAAGCATAGCAGAAGGCAGAAGGATAATCTCCTACAGCctgcacagcacccagcacccgaAGGGCAGCCGTCTCCAGCTATGCATGTCTGCGAGGGGCTGACAAGAAAAGACACCTACCTGGTTCCATCTTCCTGCAAAAGCATTTGCAAGAACTACAACGATTTGCATATAGCCGGGGACTACGTGGTACCGATTAGCTCAGTCACAACAGATTTTACCTGCGACAGTGGCATAGGCCCCTTCTTGGAGTCCTCAGAGATTCCTCCTCCCATGGAGTCCGTGAGGGTCCCTCCAAGCGACGCCAGCCGCAAGCCGGTCCAAGGCTACTCCTCGTGCTGGCGGCTGGCTAGCTTAGTGCCCCACCAGCAGCCCCTCTCTGACTCAGCCCTGAATGACTACCTTGAACAGAAGCTGGTGGAACTGTATAAGCAGTACATCATGGATAGTACAGCAAACAGGGCATCCCCCACTCAGATCCTGGCCTCGGAGCTTATCATGACTAATGTAGATCAAATCAGCATGCAGATATCACGGGAGAGGAATATGGAGACCACCAAAGCCAAAGACATTGTCATTAGCCGCTTCTTACAAATAGCCAGTGAAAAAATATCCTCAGAAATTAGCACACCTAGTCTGCACATTTCCCAATATAGCCACACTAATGTGTAG